Proteins encoded within one genomic window of Nordella sp. HKS 07:
- the fdxH gene encoding formate dehydrogenase subunit beta — MFPPIPNPPVTYTPARFSELDLIRRSASTVPQPAQMQTEVAKLIDVSKCIGCKACQTACIEWNDTKPEVGVFAGVFENPPDLTPEMFTLMRYTEWENPETDNLEWLIRKDGCMHCADPGCLKACPAPGAIVQYSNGIVDFVHENCIGCGYCVKGCPFDIPRISRVDNTAYKCTLCSDRVAVGQGPACAKACPTQAIVFGTKDEMKQHAEGRIADLKSRGFANAGLYDPPGVGGTHVMYVLHHADEPELYSGLPRDPRISPVIEAWKGVTKYAGLTVIGVAAALGFLHHMIVGPNKVTERDEERAEELTEGDRHGRV, encoded by the coding sequence ATGTTTCCTCCCATTCCCAATCCCCCCGTCACCTACACGCCGGCGCGTTTCTCCGAGTTGGATCTGATCCGCCGCTCCGCCTCGACGGTACCGCAGCCTGCGCAGATGCAGACCGAGGTCGCCAAGCTCATCGATGTCTCCAAATGCATCGGCTGCAAGGCCTGCCAGACGGCCTGCATCGAGTGGAACGACACGAAGCCGGAAGTCGGCGTCTTTGCCGGCGTCTTCGAGAACCCGCCCGACCTGACGCCGGAGATGTTCACGCTCATGCGCTATACCGAGTGGGAAAATCCCGAGACCGATAATCTCGAATGGCTGATCCGCAAGGACGGCTGCATGCATTGCGCCGATCCCGGCTGCCTCAAGGCCTGCCCGGCGCCGGGCGCGATCGTTCAGTATTCGAACGGTATCGTCGACTTCGTCCACGAGAACTGCATTGGCTGCGGCTACTGCGTCAAGGGCTGTCCGTTCGACATTCCGCGCATCTCGCGCGTCGACAATACCGCCTATAAGTGCACGCTCTGCTCCGATCGCGTCGCGGTCGGGCAGGGACCCGCCTGCGCCAAGGCATGTCCGACCCAGGCAATCGTCTTCGGCACCAAGGATGAAATGAAACAGCATGCCGAGGGCCGTATCGCCGACCTGAAGTCGCGGGGCTTCGCCAATGCCGGCCTCTACGATCCACCGGGCGTCGGTGGCACGCATGTCATGTATGTATTGCATCATGCCGATGAGCCGGAATTATATTCAGGCCTGCCCAGGGATCCCCGGATCAGCCCGGTGATAGAAGCGTGGAAGGGGGTCACCAAATATGCCGGCCTCACCGTGATCGGTGTCGCGGCGGCGCTCGGCTTCCTCCACCACATGATCGTGGGGCCG